From the genome of Nitrospirota bacterium:
TCTTTTGGACAATCTTTATCGCCTTGTGTTTATTTAGTTGACTTGTGTAATTTTCTTCAATTCTTTTTCTGAAAATGTTTTCGAGACCTCCAGCCTTGCAAGATTCTGCTAAAAAGACAGATATATTTTTGATTCTGTTCTCAGGAAAGTTTATCGGCCTTACATCTTTATAATTCCAGACAGATTTATCCATTTTAAGAGAGAAATTAAAGTCCTTTGATAATCCATCCTTATCCTTTGAAAATCCAGCACGGTAAAGGAGTGCCTTTGCTATCAGATCCTGATTCTTTAAGGTTTTAATCTCAGAGTATGGCATGATTGTAGAAAGCTCTAAGAACTGCACCTTGTTGTTTTTGTATCCGAGGGCAAGCATGATTTCACGATACAATGC
Proteins encoded in this window:
- a CDS encoding DUF2851 family protein gives rise to the protein ALYREIMLALGYKNNKVQFLELSTIMPYSEIKTLKNQDLIAKALLYRAGFSKDKDGLSKDFNFSLKMDKSVWNYKDVRPINFPENRIKNISVFLAESCKAGGLENIFRKRIEENYTSQLNKHKAIKIVQKIVSIDGIGKQRALEILFNIILPFYIVLFEREGQKQYIDFIERLYELHPPLSDNTITRAMKAKLKGAPTIGSVKQYMGLIELYNQEHGASGDDT